Proteins co-encoded in one Streptomyces sp. JH34 genomic window:
- a CDS encoding BTAD domain-containing putative transcriptional regulator, with protein MDRDNGPGVRVPEQRTPWERASGTDLRFTVLGPVRVWRGGEALPSGSPQQRALLAALLLRYGRTATAAELIDALWGDEPPSQALATVRTYASRLRKTLGQDTLVSEAGGYAVRIPREALDLTLAQDLAAEAEKARGGGDRFKARTLINKLLGLWDGEALASLPGPYAENQRTSLEEWRLQLTETRLDLDLEVGCHAEAVSELTALTAAQPLRERLRELLMVALYRSGRQAEALAVYADTRRLLAEELGVDPRPELSQLQQRILRADEELARPADEPAPASVPVRPAQLPANVPDFTGRAAFVRELGDRLVSAEGSVMAVSALAGIGGVGKTTLAVHIAHRARPHFPDGQLYVDLQGAGNTAAAPETVLGAFLRALGTADSAIPDSLDERAALYRSILDGRRVLVLLDNAHDAAQIRPLLPGTEGCVALVTSRVRMVDLAGAHLVDLDVMSPEEALQLFTRIVGDERVRSEREAALDVVAACGFLPLAIRIAASRLAARRTWTVSVLAAKLADERRRLDELQAGDLAVKATFELGYGQLEPAQARAFRLLGLADGPDISLAAAAALLNLAPHTAEDLLESLVDTSLLESAAPGRYRYHDLVRLYARACAERDEQPPVEKELALSRLLDFYLATAAGVYALERPGERVLDHFTRTAYPGLTFQVRETALDWLFSESNGLLACARQSAGSGMPGRAADLLMAVVDLGESGANSHQFATAAKSVSEAARAAGDAQAEGRARTMLTHALSVSGRFAEAEARCALELGRLADDPVSLGQVPNQLGIIALYENRHSDAENHLREALAAFRADGNKPGEASALCNLSRVHLATGRTTSAVDLAQQGVGIYEADASGLALRLANGKYALGLALTGTGRTAAAQEALTEAMSIFRDSRQQLWHGMTLFRLAELYLAIRQPAHAASHAEQALAILRGIGGEWRRANVLTALGRGLAGIGQTDRAHVCWNEALSIFDNLASPEAASVRELLTPTPVARAS; from the coding sequence ATGGACCGCGACAACGGACCCGGCGTGCGCGTTCCGGAGCAACGGACGCCGTGGGAACGAGCGTCCGGCACCGATCTGCGCTTCACCGTGCTCGGCCCGGTACGCGTCTGGCGCGGCGGCGAGGCCCTCCCCTCGGGCTCCCCGCAGCAACGCGCCCTGCTGGCAGCCCTGTTGCTGCGCTACGGGCGCACGGCCACCGCCGCCGAGCTCATCGACGCCCTCTGGGGCGACGAGCCCCCCTCCCAGGCACTGGCCACGGTACGGACGTACGCGTCCAGGCTCCGCAAGACCCTGGGCCAGGACACCCTCGTCAGCGAGGCGGGAGGCTACGCCGTCCGGATCCCGCGCGAGGCGCTCGACCTGACGCTCGCCCAGGACCTGGCGGCGGAGGCGGAGAAGGCGCGCGGCGGCGGGGACCGCTTCAAGGCCCGCACGCTGATCAACAAGCTGCTCGGCCTCTGGGACGGCGAGGCCCTCGCCTCACTCCCCGGCCCGTACGCCGAGAACCAGCGCACCAGCCTGGAGGAATGGCGTCTCCAGCTCACCGAGACCCGGCTCGACCTGGACCTGGAGGTGGGCTGCCACGCGGAGGCGGTCTCCGAACTCACCGCGCTGACAGCCGCACAGCCCCTGCGCGAGCGTCTGCGCGAACTGCTGATGGTCGCCCTGTACCGCAGCGGCCGGCAGGCCGAGGCGCTGGCGGTGTACGCCGACACGCGTCGGCTGCTCGCGGAGGAACTGGGCGTCGACCCGCGCCCCGAACTGTCCCAGCTCCAGCAGCGGATCCTCCGGGCGGACGAGGAGCTGGCCAGGCCGGCCGACGAACCCGCTCCCGCCTCCGTACCGGTCCGCCCTGCCCAGCTCCCCGCCAACGTCCCGGACTTCACAGGCCGAGCCGCGTTCGTACGCGAGCTGGGTGACCGGCTGGTGAGCGCCGAGGGCTCCGTCATGGCGGTCTCCGCGCTGGCCGGCATCGGCGGCGTCGGCAAGACGACCCTCGCCGTCCACATCGCCCACCGGGCACGCCCGCACTTCCCGGACGGCCAGCTGTACGTCGACCTGCAGGGCGCGGGCAACACCGCTGCCGCCCCCGAGACCGTCCTCGGCGCGTTCCTGCGCGCGCTGGGCACCGCCGACTCCGCGATCCCGGACTCCCTGGACGAGCGGGCCGCCCTCTACCGCTCCATCCTCGACGGCCGGCGCGTCCTGGTCCTGCTCGACAACGCCCACGACGCGGCCCAGATCCGCCCGCTGCTGCCCGGCACCGAGGGCTGCGTGGCGCTCGTCACCAGCCGGGTCCGCATGGTCGACCTGGCCGGAGCGCACCTGGTGGACCTGGACGTGATGTCGCCCGAGGAGGCCCTGCAGCTCTTCACCCGTATCGTCGGCGACGAACGCGTCCGCTCGGAGCGGGAGGCGGCCCTGGACGTGGTGGCCGCGTGCGGCTTCCTGCCGCTGGCGATCCGCATCGCCGCGTCCCGGCTGGCCGCCCGCCGGACCTGGACGGTCTCGGTACTGGCCGCGAAGCTCGCCGACGAACGCCGCCGCCTCGACGAACTCCAGGCCGGCGACCTCGCCGTGAAGGCCACCTTCGAGCTCGGCTACGGCCAGCTGGAGCCGGCCCAGGCCCGCGCCTTCCGCCTGCTCGGCCTGGCGGACGGCCCGGACATCTCCCTCGCGGCGGCCGCCGCCCTGCTGAACCTCGCCCCCCACACGGCGGAGGACCTCCTGGAGTCGCTGGTCGACACCAGCCTGCTGGAGTCGGCGGCCCCGGGCCGCTACCGCTACCACGACCTGGTTCGCCTCTACGCGCGTGCGTGCGCGGAACGGGACGAGCAGCCGCCGGTGGAGAAGGAACTGGCGCTCTCACGGCTGCTGGACTTCTACCTGGCCACGGCCGCGGGGGTGTACGCGCTGGAGCGGCCCGGGGAGCGGGTGCTCGACCACTTCACACGGACCGCGTACCCAGGGCTCACCTTCCAGGTGCGCGAGACCGCACTGGACTGGCTCTTCTCGGAGTCCAACGGACTGCTGGCCTGTGCGAGGCAGTCGGCCGGATCCGGCATGCCGGGTCGCGCCGCCGATCTGCTCATGGCGGTGGTGGACCTGGGTGAGTCGGGCGCCAACTCGCACCAGTTCGCCACCGCGGCGAAGTCCGTGAGCGAGGCGGCTCGGGCAGCGGGCGACGCACAGGCCGAGGGCCGGGCCCGCACGATGCTGACCCACGCCCTCAGCGTCTCCGGGCGGTTCGCGGAGGCCGAGGCCCGGTGCGCGCTGGAGCTCGGCCGGCTGGCCGACGACCCCGTCTCACTCGGGCAGGTCCCCAACCAGCTCGGGATCATCGCCCTGTACGAGAACCGGCACTCCGACGCCGAGAACCACCTTCGCGAGGCGCTCGCCGCCTTCCGGGCGGACGGCAACAAGCCCGGCGAGGCGTCGGCCCTGTGCAACCTCTCGCGCGTCCACCTGGCCACAGGGAGGACGACGAGCGCCGTGGACCTCGCCCAGCAGGGCGTCGGCATCTACGAGGCGGACGCCTCGGGTCTGGCCCTGCGCCTCGCCAACGGGAAGTACGCCCTGGGGCTGGCGCTCACGGGGACCGGGCGGACGGCCGCCGCCCAGGAGGCACTGACCGAGGCGATGTCGATATTCCGCGACAGCCGGCAGCAGCTCTGGCACGGAATGACCCTCTTCCGCCTGGCCGAGCTGTACCTGGCCATCCGTCAGCCCGCGCACGCGGCGTCGCACGCCGAGCAGGCGCTCGCGATCCTGCGCGGTATCGGTGGTGAGTGGCGCCGCGCGAACGTGCTCACCGCCCTGGGCCGTGGCCTCGCGGGCATCGGCCAGACCGACCGTGCCCACGTCTGCTGGAACGAGGCGCTCTCGATCTTCGACAACCTCGCCTCACCCGAGGCCGCCTCCGTGCGTGAGCTCCTGACCCCGACCCCGGTCGCCAGGGCCTCCTGA
- a CDS encoding PQQ-binding-like beta-propeller repeat protein yields the protein MEQLTQHDPRRIGPFEVLGRLGAGGMGLVYLARSASGRRVAIKTVRTELAEDQLFRVRFTREVEAARAVSGFYTAAVVDADPRAAVPWLATAYVPAPSLEEIVSECGPMPTQAVRWLAAGIAEALQSIHGAGLVHRDLKPSNVLVVEDGPRVIDFGIASGVSNTRLTMTNVAVGTPAYMSPEQARDSRSVTGASDIFSLGSTLVFAATGHAPYHGANPVETVFMLLREGPDTEGLPDDLRPLIESCMQMDPTRRPSPADLQSQLAPHLFASGSDDSGTASAWLPTVATAMIEQRRGGGRAVTVAPAPMAVPPPPQRPPAGDDRDGAWRGGGGDLRTAPAPAPVSAPAPDGGPVRLPGAKVPIGPGPRPVDVRGPAAAHADPATGWVRPPGGHTTAAPVPAPAPAPDAAPAAPERWRPWRFRMSNDVWGTPVVVGDLLYVTSFEVHALDVGNGRRQFKTRDVAWSMAVDGGRIHASDGPSLYALDATTGAERWRLQTDAWVYSLKADRGTVLTGTRGGGVQAWEASGGEKLWETTGVQTDFETAEAGPVIHDGTVFLWQDARLRAVDARTGTERWSYPVGDAASCGGVPVRVAPAPDGSVYVVAGNRVLAVDTVSGRVRWHFESPAVFLSPPAFAPGPAVTGGGVYLADYLGTVYALDASTGKDRWRIATEARQSVEPVLVTAGNVHVGSGSALYTLDAVTGTPKWRFAAGGDVVGAPVVADGRVHFGSADHVLYTLDAAGGQLRWKLATGGEITGSPVAQAGVVYACSKDRCVYALDALKGTGTGNRARG from the coding sequence GTGGAGCAGCTGACGCAGCATGACCCGAGGCGGATCGGCCCGTTCGAGGTGCTGGGACGGCTCGGGGCCGGCGGCATGGGGCTGGTCTATCTGGCGAGGTCGGCGTCGGGCCGACGGGTGGCGATCAAGACGGTCCGGACGGAACTGGCGGAGGACCAGTTGTTCCGGGTCCGCTTCACGCGTGAGGTGGAGGCCGCTCGCGCGGTCAGCGGTTTCTACACCGCCGCCGTGGTCGACGCCGACCCGAGGGCGGCCGTGCCCTGGCTGGCCACCGCCTACGTACCCGCCCCCTCCCTCGAGGAGATAGTGAGTGAGTGCGGGCCGATGCCGACGCAGGCCGTGCGCTGGCTGGCCGCCGGCATCGCGGAGGCCCTCCAGTCGATCCACGGGGCGGGCCTCGTCCACCGCGACCTGAAGCCGTCCAACGTCCTCGTCGTCGAGGACGGGCCGCGGGTGATCGACTTCGGGATCGCGTCCGGGGTCTCCAACACCCGGCTGACCATGACGAACGTGGCGGTGGGCACGCCCGCGTACATGTCTCCGGAGCAGGCGCGCGACTCGCGAAGCGTGACGGGGGCCAGCGACATCTTCTCGCTCGGCTCGACCCTGGTCTTCGCGGCGACGGGACACGCGCCCTACCACGGGGCGAACCCGGTCGAGACGGTGTTCATGCTGCTGCGGGAGGGCCCCGACACCGAGGGTCTGCCCGACGACCTGCGCCCGCTCATCGAGTCCTGCATGCAGATGGACCCGACCCGGCGGCCCAGCCCGGCGGACCTGCAGTCCCAGCTGGCCCCGCACCTGTTCGCCTCGGGCAGCGACGACAGCGGTACGGCGTCGGCCTGGCTGCCGACCGTGGCGACCGCGATGATCGAGCAGCGCCGCGGTGGTGGCCGTGCCGTCACCGTCGCGCCCGCCCCCATGGCCGTCCCCCCGCCTCCGCAGCGACCGCCGGCGGGTGACGACCGGGACGGGGCGTGGCGCGGCGGCGGCGGTGACCTGCGGACGGCACCGGCCCCCGCGCCGGTGTCGGCGCCCGCTCCCGACGGCGGTCCTGTACGGCTGCCCGGCGCGAAGGTGCCGATCGGACCCGGGCCTCGCCCCGTGGACGTACGCGGTCCCGCGGCGGCGCACGCCGATCCGGCCACCGGCTGGGTGCGCCCGCCCGGCGGGCACACCACGGCCGCTCCGGTGCCCGCCCCCGCGCCGGCCCCGGACGCGGCGCCCGCCGCGCCGGAGCGCTGGCGCCCGTGGCGCTTCCGCATGTCGAACGATGTGTGGGGCACCCCGGTCGTGGTCGGCGACCTGCTGTACGTGACGTCCTTCGAGGTCCACGCCCTCGACGTCGGCAACGGGCGCCGTCAGTTCAAGACCCGGGACGTGGCATGGTCGATGGCCGTGGACGGAGGCCGGATCCACGCCTCGGACGGCCCGTCCCTGTACGCGCTGGACGCGACGACGGGCGCCGAGCGGTGGCGCCTCCAGACCGATGCCTGGGTGTACTCCCTCAAGGCCGACCGAGGCACCGTCCTGACCGGGACACGGGGCGGCGGCGTACAGGCGTGGGAGGCGTCCGGCGGCGAGAAGCTGTGGGAGACCACGGGCGTCCAGACGGACTTCGAGACGGCCGAGGCCGGTCCCGTCATCCACGACGGCACGGTGTTCCTGTGGCAGGACGCCCGGCTGCGGGCCGTGGACGCGCGCACCGGCACCGAGCGGTGGTCGTACCCCGTCGGCGACGCCGCCTCCTGCGGCGGGGTCCCGGTCCGGGTCGCCCCCGCGCCCGACGGCTCCGTGTACGTCGTGGCGGGGAACCGGGTGCTCGCCGTGGACACCGTCTCGGGCCGGGTGCGCTGGCACTTCGAGTCCCCGGCCGTCTTCCTGTCACCGCCCGCGTTCGCCCCGGGCCCGGCGGTCACGGGCGGCGGTGTGTACCTCGCCGACTACCTCGGCACCGTGTACGCCCTGGACGCATCGACCGGCAAGGACCGGTGGCGGATCGCGACCGAGGCCCGGCAGTCCGTCGAGCCCGTGCTGGTCACGGCGGGCAACGTACACGTCGGCAGCGGCAGCGCGCTGTACACCCTGGACGCGGTGACCGGCACTCCGAAGTGGCGCTTCGCCGCGGGCGGCGACGTGGTCGGCGCCCCGGTGGTCGCCGACGGCCGGGTCCACTTCGGTTCGGCGGACCACGTGCTCTACACGCTGGACGCGGCGGGTGGCCAGCTCCGCTGGAAGCTGGCCACGGGTGGCGAGATCACGGGCTCCCCGGTGGCGCAGGCAGGCGTCGTGTACGCGTGCAGCAAGGACCGCTGCGTGTACGCCCTCGACGCCCTGAAGGGCACCGGGACGGGGAACAGGGCCCGGGGCTGA
- a CDS encoding VOC family protein, producing the protein MAVFAQSAPCWVDVQLSDLEAGKRFYGGLFGWTFRAGDGMPFADAYSDGRLVAALAAKQDGRMPTTWGVYFSTDDILATVALVRKAGGQVITDPVRAGAAGVLAQAADPGGAVFGLWQAGERAGFEKRNAPGSFCWTEVHTRQPERVDAFYAEVLGFLGTDIELPGPAGTVEPFRVWSPAGTEPGEDTAVGGRAVITDAFPEMLPSYFLTYFAVADCDRAVETATRLGGRITAPPLDIPYGRTAVLQDDQGAAFAVLQPAEPMP; encoded by the coding sequence ATGGCCGTATTCGCGCAGTCCGCTCCGTGCTGGGTGGACGTGCAGCTCTCCGACCTGGAGGCCGGCAAGCGCTTCTACGGCGGGCTCTTCGGCTGGACCTTCCGCGCGGGTGACGGCATGCCCTTCGCCGACGCCTACAGCGACGGGCGGCTCGTCGCCGCGCTCGCCGCCAAACAGGACGGCCGTATGCCCACGACCTGGGGCGTCTACTTCTCCACCGACGACATCCTCGCCACCGTCGCCCTGGTCCGGAAGGCGGGCGGCCAGGTCATCACCGACCCGGTGAGGGCCGGCGCCGCCGGGGTACTCGCCCAGGCAGCAGACCCCGGCGGCGCGGTCTTCGGCCTCTGGCAGGCGGGCGAGCGCGCGGGTTTCGAGAAGCGGAACGCCCCGGGATCCTTCTGCTGGACGGAGGTCCACACCCGGCAGCCGGAGCGCGTGGACGCCTTCTACGCGGAGGTACTCGGATTCCTGGGCACCGACATCGAGCTGCCCGGTCCCGCCGGGACGGTGGAGCCCTTCCGGGTCTGGTCACCCGCGGGGACCGAACCGGGCGAGGACACGGCGGTCGGCGGACGCGCGGTCATCACGGACGCGTTCCCCGAGATGCTGCCCAGCTACTTCCTGACCTACTTCGCCGTCGCCGACTGCGACCGCGCCGTCGAGACCGCCACCCGGCTCGGTGGCCGGATCACGGCCCCGCCCCTCGACATCCCGTACGGGCGCACGGCGGTCCTCCAGGACGACCAGGGTGCGGCTTTCGCCGTGCTCCAGCCGGCGGAGCCGATGCCGTAG
- a CDS encoding TetR family transcriptional regulator codes for MTGQVRTVDGRVAGRRGQATRQKLLDCLSEMLSSSPYRDVKVIDVARKAGTSPATFYQYFPDVEGAVLELAEEMVKEGTGLTELVGGRSWVGKAGWQASEELVEGFLDFWRRHDAILRVVDLGAAEGDKRFYKIRMKVLNSVTNSLTDAVKELQSKGRVDKDVSPGAVAGSLVVMLAGVASHQKGFTTWGVKQAELRPNLALLVHLGITGKKPVR; via the coding sequence ATGACAGGACAAGTGCGCACCGTCGACGGCCGCGTGGCTGGTCGGCGAGGTCAGGCGACGCGGCAGAAGCTGCTCGACTGCCTCAGCGAGATGCTCAGCTCCTCGCCGTACCGGGACGTCAAAGTCATCGACGTGGCCCGGAAGGCGGGGACTTCACCCGCGACTTTCTACCAGTATTTCCCCGACGTCGAGGGCGCCGTTCTCGAACTCGCCGAGGAAATGGTCAAGGAAGGTACCGGACTGACCGAACTGGTCGGCGGGCGTTCCTGGGTCGGCAAGGCCGGCTGGCAGGCCTCCGAGGAACTGGTCGAGGGTTTCCTCGACTTCTGGCGACGGCACGACGCGATCCTCCGCGTCGTCGATCTCGGCGCGGCCGAGGGCGACAAGCGGTTCTACAAGATCCGCATGAAGGTCCTGAACTCGGTCACCAACTCCCTGACGGACGCGGTCAAGGAGCTCCAGTCCAAGGGCAGGGTGGACAAGGACGTCAGTCCCGGCGCGGTGGCGGGCTCCCTGGTCGTCATGCTCGCGGGGGTCGCCTCGCACCAGAAGGGCTTCACCACCTGGGGCGTGAAGCAGGCCGAACTCCGCCCCAACCTCGCCCTGCTGGTCCACCTGGGCATCACCGGCAAGAAGCCGGTCAGGTAG
- a CDS encoding pyridoxal 5'-phosphate synthase — protein MSDAQKDFRDLLHAQRVWDVPLPRFDPSTAPATPLPLFHAWFAEAVAAGQTEPHTMTLATADPEGRPDVRTLMLHDADERGWHFATHATSAKGRQLAARPYAALGFYWPAQGRQVRVRGAVTPAGREESRADLGARSTGALAAALTGSQSEVLPSREELVRASEAAWERARAQPDAEAETWTRYAVEPWEVEFFQGDDRRRHVRLRYRRDGAGWSRELLWP, from the coding sequence ATGAGCGATGCACAGAAGGACTTCCGCGACCTGCTCCACGCGCAGCGCGTCTGGGACGTGCCCCTCCCCCGCTTCGACCCGTCCACCGCGCCCGCCACCCCGCTGCCCCTCTTCCACGCCTGGTTCGCCGAGGCGGTGGCCGCCGGCCAGACGGAACCGCACACCATGACCCTGGCGACCGCGGACCCCGAAGGCCGGCCCGACGTACGCACGCTGATGCTGCACGACGCGGACGAGCGCGGCTGGCACTTCGCCACGCACGCCACCAGCGCGAAGGGCCGCCAGCTCGCCGCCCGCCCGTACGCGGCGCTCGGCTTCTACTGGCCCGCCCAGGGCAGGCAGGTGCGGGTGCGGGGCGCGGTCACCCCCGCGGGCCGCGAGGAGAGCCGGGCCGATCTGGGCGCCAGGTCCACCGGCGCGCTGGCCGCCGCGCTGACCGGTTCGCAGAGCGAGGTGCTGCCCTCACGGGAGGAGCTCGTACGCGCCTCCGAGGCGGCCTGGGAGCGCGCGCGGGCACAGCCGGACGCGGAGGCGGAGACCTGGACGCGGTACGCGGTCGAGCCGTGGGAGGTGGAGTTCTTCCAGGGCGACGACCGGCGCCGGCATGTGCGGCTGCGCTACCGCCGTGACGGTGCGGGCTGGAGCCGCGAGCTCCTCTGGCCCTGA
- the htpX gene encoding zinc metalloprotease HtpX, with amino-acid sequence MARTRSRYAPDRGLTTRMVSTMFFIGLLYVVLVGVLLAVLRGAWPIILILVGGMFVAQFWFSDRIAAYGMGAREVTPREAPELHGAVDRICALADMPKPRVAIARSDVPNAFATGRSERTALVCATTGLLRRLEPEELEGVLAHEMSHVAHRDVAVMTIASFLGVLAGVVTRVALWGGFARNSRGNDPAGIIIMLIPLISAVVYALSFLLTRLLSRYRELSADRTAALLTGRPSALASALTKVSGQMARIPTEDLRKAEPYNAFYFVPAFASKESLGRLLSSHPTLEQRLDQLARISAGLSHP; translated from the coding sequence ATGGCACGGACCCGTTCCCGCTACGCCCCCGACCGCGGTCTGACCACCCGCATGGTGAGCACGATGTTCTTCATCGGCCTGCTGTACGTGGTCCTCGTGGGCGTGCTTCTGGCCGTCCTGCGCGGCGCCTGGCCCATCATCCTGATCCTGGTGGGCGGGATGTTCGTCGCCCAGTTCTGGTTCAGCGACCGCATCGCGGCGTACGGCATGGGCGCCCGGGAGGTCACCCCGCGGGAGGCGCCGGAACTCCACGGGGCGGTCGACCGGATCTGCGCCCTCGCCGACATGCCGAAACCCCGCGTGGCCATCGCGCGCAGCGACGTGCCGAACGCCTTCGCGACCGGCCGCAGCGAGAGGACCGCCCTGGTCTGCGCCACGACCGGGCTGCTGCGCAGACTGGAGCCCGAGGAGCTCGAGGGCGTCCTCGCCCACGAGATGTCGCACGTCGCACACCGCGATGTCGCCGTGATGACGATCGCGTCGTTCCTCGGGGTCCTCGCCGGCGTCGTCACCCGGGTCGCCCTGTGGGGCGGCTTCGCCCGCAACAGCCGGGGCAACGACCCGGCGGGCATCATCATCATGCTGATCCCGCTGATCAGCGCGGTCGTGTACGCCCTCAGCTTCCTGCTGACCCGGCTGCTCTCCCGCTACCGCGAGCTCTCGGCCGACCGCACGGCCGCACTCCTGACGGGCCGCCCCTCGGCGCTGGCCTCCGCCCTCACCAAGGTCAGCGGGCAGATGGCCAGGATCCCGACGGAGGACCTCCGCAAGGCGGAGCCGTACAACGCCTTCTACTTCGTGCCCGCCTTCGCCTCGAAGGAGAGCCTGGGCCGGCTGCTCTCCTCCCACCCGACCCTCGAACAGCGTCTGGACCAGCTGGCCCGCATCTCCGCCGGCCTGTCTCACCCGTAA